The following proteins are encoded in a genomic region of Chryseobacterium cucumeris:
- a CDS encoding acyltransferase family protein — MKIPQITFTRFIAAMAIVISHFNKDMFLYNIDYISNVFLKANVGVSYFFILSGFIMVVAYHKKERIDYFDYYKNRFARIYPLYVLGLLLYLVTRYSNFSFYKLFLYLFGLQSWIPGEAMILNFPGWSISVEFLFYLIFPVLYNYFYVKGNKSIWVITVMLWIITQIFSGLYVESSYYEGPHTQSHELLYYFPLMHINEFLAGNLAGIFFVNHHQRKNYDVPVMIIFILIILSLIFIPLFFHNGLMAILFIPFIVLISKNNGLITRLFSLKQLEYLGEASYAVYITHIPVLYILREAIQWSGRNIGIDKVFGIYIIVLTCTSVLFYQFIEKPLRNSLKKIRIR; from the coding sequence ATGAAAATACCTCAGATTACATTTACGCGGTTTATTGCGGCAATGGCAATTGTCATTTCCCATTTTAACAAAGATATGTTCCTCTACAATATAGATTACATTTCAAATGTTTTTCTGAAGGCAAATGTTGGAGTAAGTTATTTCTTTATACTTTCGGGATTTATCATGGTGGTAGCCTATCATAAGAAAGAAAGGATAGATTATTTCGATTATTACAAAAACAGGTTCGCAAGAATTTATCCGCTTTATGTATTGGGTCTTTTGCTTTATCTGGTAACAAGGTATTCCAATTTCAGCTTTTATAAACTTTTTTTATATCTGTTTGGTCTTCAGAGCTGGATTCCGGGAGAAGCAATGATCCTGAATTTTCCAGGTTGGTCTATTTCTGTAGAATTTTTATTCTATTTGATTTTTCCTGTCCTTTATAATTATTTCTATGTCAAAGGGAATAAAAGTATTTGGGTAATTACCGTCATGCTATGGATTATAACACAGATATTTTCGGGGCTGTATGTGGAATCATCTTATTATGAAGGCCCGCATACACAAAGCCATGAACTGCTTTACTATTTTCCTTTAATGCATATCAACGAATTTTTAGCAGGAAATCTGGCGGGAATATTTTTTGTGAATCATCATCAGCGTAAGAATTATGATGTACCTGTGATGATCATTTTTATCCTTATCATATTGTCACTTATTTTTATTCCTCTTTTCTTTCACAATGGCTTAATGGCTATATTGTTTATCCCTTTTATTGTTCTTATATCTAAAAATAATGGATTGATTACCAGATTGTTTTCTTTAAAACAACTTGAATATCTGGGAGAAGCGAGTTATGCCGTTTATATTACCCATATTCCTGTATTATATATACTGAGGGAAGCCATACAATGGAGCGGCCGTAACATAGGTATCGATAAGGTATTTGGGATCTATATTATTGTTTTAACCTGTACTTCGGTTTTGTTTTATCAGTTTATTGAAAAACCTTTGAGAAATTCTTTGAAAAAGATACGAATAAGATAA
- a CDS encoding class I SAM-dependent methyltransferase has product MIEIGRVLKTFIGFLRRPDLYPELCRKIIKNTVSRGNAFKGKDKTNSWAAGRCISQEDAVSKLFGLEIKAFRNEYQVVLDEAAQKEKNCPVKMGGAGALEIIYYACEFTHAQNVVETGVAYGWSSLASLLSLTKRGGTLYSSDMPYLALDGDQYVGCVVPENLKSNWKLFRFADRESLPKIFTENAVFDVLHYDSDKSYDGRMWAYDELYAHLKKGGVFISDDIGDNSAYQDFCDKKNIETTVVEYEGKYIGIFIK; this is encoded by the coding sequence GTGATTGAAATAGGTAGAGTTCTCAAAACTTTTATAGGGTTTTTAAGACGACCCGATCTTTATCCTGAATTATGCCGGAAAATTATTAAAAATACAGTCAGTCGAGGAAATGCCTTTAAAGGGAAGGATAAAACAAACTCCTGGGCTGCAGGAAGATGCATTTCACAGGAAGATGCGGTTTCCAAGCTTTTCGGACTTGAAATCAAGGCGTTCCGTAATGAATATCAGGTGGTTTTAGACGAAGCTGCACAGAAAGAAAAAAATTGCCCTGTGAAAATGGGAGGGGCGGGAGCGCTGGAAATTATTTACTATGCCTGCGAATTTACCCATGCACAGAATGTGGTGGAGACAGGCGTTGCCTACGGATGGTCTTCATTGGCATCTCTCTTATCTCTTACAAAGAGAGGCGGCACACTTTATAGTTCAGATATGCCTTATCTGGCTCTGGATGGGGATCAGTATGTAGGATGTGTAGTTCCTGAAAACCTGAAAAGCAACTGGAAGCTCTTCCGTTTTGCTGATAGAGAATCGCTTCCTAAGATTTTTACTGAAAATGCTGTATTTGATGTTCTTCACTATGATTCCGATAAAAGTTATGACGGGAGAATGTGGGCCTATGATGAACTTTATGCGCATTTAAAAAAAGGCGGGGTTTTTATCAGTGATGATATTGGTGATAATTCTGCCTATCAGGATTTCTGTGACAAGAAGAATATAGAAACAACAGTAGTAGAATACGAGGGAAAATACATCGGAATTTTTATCAAGTAA